A genome region from Cryptosporidium parvum Iowa II chromosome 8, whole genome shotgun sequence includes the following:
- a CDS encoding phosphatidylinositol 4-kinase: protein MVEGWLTTSKSMSGLFGKSLISKQKSTSGSINFNDDELTDNIVVDLGDFSNNNNNKSDNLYSRKDSKGGEFDKSKGSLLRLFQSDVFDAHLHLYYIYHHKEFGVHEYLVNLLYERSDEILWYLPQLCEISLNRFEKSSLWKYFLDKSSENMNFSLILSWMYQAMNEDNIPLISEYAQNMLQEIEMAMVNSKLKPDIRYIEKRLYFWRRSNLSVFQSLCNQNMKLNDIEDEFKDNDNTMLMNRENTNTQLSLAIYSTLPSSETINLNESDDLNQDDNNRIISSDINTNTIPNNNSKTIKLSSCDVLPDIWIYRIINDDFSCENKAKIEYIQTKLGLINRQFKNLYSNATCAAYYNPNPGTSLNYKSGVSSSAFGSLNSGFLPTSIISGSSSFGTFSSGGNSNKVSIPYFFFSKLGSPFDLIDVNKIINDIQFRSKSRINLINKSHNFNVQDNSSEDTVSIPKTPRDVIRITHPFSPCSETESETNNLDLDDNGTFEEIKLAPDSNVCSDNDNKKIPILTPNSTKIIECLENLSNENSGSPIQLNDDILRNEEIFKVYISEIEKESETLYYLLKQHRYNYFNRVNQLVSQFLEISNYLQSNINKEHRCEILEFIIEELNLWLFYSRFSISISRTTFLLNSISLPMPSFNNEFCSRFSENDSFNSNNKDGNSKGIIGFSHSDYIMDKGLCSLNNCQFLRIIPNECKIYNSRKRVHFLLAIEIADLDDQDYELGKNSQDLISKDILNYLKNHGIKLKTDNNDENQNRSQDILLNFLNILSVGISESIDMGLSQEDFNQITFIDNKDSDEIEDSSIHDNELSDEDIFINKDWPQETWSSKIKRYRKESPYSKLKSWGIKTLLLKSSDDLRQEYLASQLLQQFDWIFKINKLPLWLHPYEILVIGSHGGFIEYIQDTFSIDSLKRRFQTDNLLNCFDQLFKDEELKSKARKCFVESHAAYSLVSYFLQVKDRHNGNFLIDKHGHIIQIDYGFMLSNSPGNVNFEQSPFKLTQEFLDVMMGENSSDFQYFQQLIIKGFLASRKHVDQIVLTIESMTSASKLPCFSLFTNKEYFIQDIRDRFFLHLTEEQCVVKVTELIQSSINNWRSIQYDAFQRITNGIL, encoded by the coding sequence ATGGTAGAAGGATGGCTAACCACTTCAAAATCTATGTCAGGTTTGTTTGGTAAAAGCTTGATTTCAAAGCAAAAAAGTACAAGTGGAAgtataaattttaatgatgatgaattaaCAGATAACATTGTAGTAGATTTAGGTGacttttcaaataataataataataaaagtgaTAACTTATATTCTAgaaaagattcaaaaggaggagaatttgataaaagtAAAGGCTCACTACTGAGATTATTTCAATCAGATGTATTTGATGCTCACCtacatttatattatatatatcatCATAAAGAATTTGGAGTTCATGAATATCTTGTAAACTTATTATATGAAAGATCTGATGAGATTTTATGGTATTTACCACAATTATGTGaaatatctttaaataGATTTGAGAAGAGTAGCCtttggaaatattttcttgatAAATCGAGTGAAAATATGAACTTTTCTTTGATACTTTCTTGGATGTATCAAGCAATGaatgaagataatataCCATTAATTTCAGAATATGCTCAAAATATGCttcaagaaattgaaatgGCAATGGTAAATAGCAAACTTAAGCCTGATATTAGATATATAGAAAAGAGATTATATTTTTGGAGAAGGTCCAATTTATCTGTTTTTCAGTCACTTTGTAAtcaaaatatgaaattgaatgatattgaagatgaatttaaagataatGATAACACAATGTTAATGAATCGTGAAAATACCAATACTCAATTATCTTTAGCAATTTACTCAACTCTTCCTAGTAGTGaaacaataaatttgaatgaaagtgatgatttaaatcaagatgataataatagaataatatcttcagatataaatacaaatacgattccaaataataattcaaaaacaattaaaCTTTCATCTTGTGATGTTTTACCTGATATTTGGATTtatagaattattaatgatgattttAGTTGTGAAAATAAAGCAAAGATTGAATATATACAAACAAAACTTGGATTAATAAATCGTCAATTTAagaatttatattcaaatgcAACTTGTGCTGCTTATTATAATCCAAATCCAGGAAcatctttaaattataaaagtGGAGTTTCATCAAGTGCTTTTGGTTCATTAAACTCAGGATTTTTACCAACAAGTATAATATCAGGATCATCATCTTTTGGTACATTTAGTTCAGGTGGAAATTCTAATAAAGTTTCAATACCttactttttcttttcaaaattagGTTCTccatttgatttaattgatGTTAATAAGATAATAAATGATATTCAATTTAGATCAAAATCTAGAATAAACTTGATAAATAAGAGCCATAATTTTAATGTACAAGATAATAGTTCTGAAGATACAGTATCTATTCCAAAAACCCCAAGAGACGTGATAAGAATTACTCATCCTTTTTCTCCTTGTTCAGAAACAGAATCAGAAACTAACAATTTGGATTTGGATGATAATGGTACTTTTGAGGAGATAAAATTAGCTCCAGATTCAAATGTTTGTAgtgataatgataataagaAGATACCAATATTAACACCAAATTCAAccaaaataatagaatgcttagaaaatttatcaaatgaGAATTCTGGTTCCCCAATACAATTAAATGATGATATTCTtagaaatgaagaaatatttaaagtatatatatctgaaattgaaaaagagAGTGAAAcactttattatttacttaaaCAACATAGAtataattactttaataGAGTAAATCAACTTGTTTCAcaatttcttgaaatttcaaattacttgcaatcaaatattaataaagaacaTAGATGTGAGATTTTGGAATTTATTatagaagaattaaatcTTTGGCTCTTTTATTCaagattttcaatttcaatttcaagaacaacatttttattaaatagtaTTTCTTTACCAATGCcatcatttaataatgaattttgtAGTAGattttcagaaaatgatagttttaattcaaataataaagatggGAATAGTAAAGGTATAATTGGATTTTCTCACTCAGATTATATTATGGATAAAGGTTTATGTTCTCTAAATAATTGCCAATTTTTACGTATAATTCCAAATGAATgtaaaatttataattcCAGAAAAAGAGTTCACTTTTTATTAGCAATTGAAATTGCAGATCTTGATGATCAAGATTATGAGCTTGGAAAGAATTCTCaagatttaatttctaaggatattttaaattatctcAAAAATCATGGAATTAAACTTAAAactgataataatgatgaaaatcaaaatagATCCCAAGATATATTGCttaattttcttaatataCTTTCTGTTGGTATTTCAGAATCAATTGATATGGGCTTATCTCAAGAAGACTTTAACCAAATAActtttattgataataaagattCTGATGAGATTGAAGATTCTAGTATTCatgataatgaattaagtgatgaagatatatttattaataaagattgGCCTCAAGAAACTTGGTCAAGTAAGATTAAGAGATATAGAAAAGAATCACCCTACTCAAAATTAAAGAGTTGGGGTATTAAAACACTTTTGTTAAAATCCTCAGATGATCTTAGACAAGAATATCTTGCATCTCAATTACTTCAACAATTTGATTggatttttaaaattaataaattaccCTTATGGCTTCATCCATATGAAATACTTGTAATTGGTTCTCATGGTggatttattgaatatattcaagATACTTTCTCCATAGATAGCCTTAAACGTAGATTCCAGACTGATAATCTTTTGAATTGCTTTGATCAGTTATTTAAAGATGAGGAACTTAAATCTAAAGCAAGGAAATGTTTTGTTGAAAGTCATGCTGCTTATAGCCTTGTTAGTTATTTCCTTCAAGTTAAAGATAGACATAACGGTAATTTCTTAATTGATAAGCATGGCCAcattattcaaattgatTACGGGTTTATGTTAAGTAATTCTCCTGGTAATGTAAATTTTGAGCAAAGTCCTTTCAAATTAACTCAAGAATTTCTTGACGTCATGATGGGTGAAAACTCTTCTgatttccaatattttcaacaacttattattaaaggaTTCTTAGCCTCCAGAAAACATGTTGACCAAATTGTTTTAACCATTGAATCTATGACTTCAGCATCCAAACTTCCTTGTTTCTCTTTGTTTACAAACAAGGAATACTTTATTCAAGATATTAGAGATCGTTTCTTTCTTCATCTTACTGAGGAACAATGTGTTGTTAAAGTCACAGAATTAATTCaatcttcaataaataattggaGATCCATTCAATATGATGCATTCCAACGAATTACCAATGGAATTCTTTAG